In the Carassius auratus strain Wakin chromosome 50, ASM336829v1, whole genome shotgun sequence genome, one interval contains:
- the cacna2d4b gene encoding voltage-dependent calcium channel subunit alpha-2/delta-4, which translates to MEVSGMDFGFHSSCWSSGFSGPSSHDFTIQMWPLRTEVSKMCHMGRSSWVTFLMVYTGCLSIFTHAQMKIPPETVQKWAITLSEQINAIASKYSGAALLQKKLKDVEPIIRIEDVDGARLVLDFADEIERMLGSKMKSVKRLADTAEDADLYHEYNASLQFDYFNALLVNTMDEEGNFIELGGEFPLEENEHFNKLSVNTLMSDIQVPTNVYNKDPDILNGVYMSEALNDIFINNFQKDPTLTWQYFGSSAGFFRLYPGIKWTPDSNGVVSFDCRNRNWYIQAATSPKDIVIVVDVSGSMKGLKMTIAKHTINTILDTLGENDFVNVIAYTDYVRYVEPCFKGTLVQADLDNREHFKLLVEDLHVKGEAKVKKAMKESFRILADARANGQGSLCNQAIMLITDGAMEDFQSVFEEFNWPDKKVRVFTYLIGRDMTFSENVKWIACNNKGYYTHISTLADVQENVMEYLHVLSRPMVINHDHDIIWTEAYMDSVLPNTKELFKSKAHSLLLMTSVAMPVFSKKKETLSHGILLGVVGTDVPLLEVMKLAPRYKLGAHGYAFLITNNGYILAHPDLRPLYSDGKKLKPKPNYNSVDLSEAEWEDTEDSLRTAMVKGQTGTLSLDVRAAVDKGKRPLFLKNEYFYTTINETPFSFGMVLTKGHGQYMFFGNVSVEEGLHDLQQPDLSIADEWTYCETDIDPHHRKLTQLKAVVRYLTGKEPDLECDEILLQQVLFDAVVTAPLEAYWTALTLTAPGVDEGMESAFLGTRSGLMRVIRYAGSEKRVGKKFLTPVDKENLFTVDHFPIWYRMAAENKPGQFFFYVPHDDINKGKNTFVAVTSVTVTEGKRTAVAGAIGMQASLVLLERVFMSIAKQPNNTDCSDVDGICPLSCESIDVNCYLVDNNGFIMVSKEKGDVGKFFGEIDGSVMAQLLKSGLFKRVTLYDYQAMCKNAHHHASGARPLLSPFYGLLAIIKWFFSHFVMFLLEFNICGLWHNDYVVDAKAGFHATHRQKKVELMQPCNTEYPGFMYDTSIRETNSIIKCGRCQKMFVLQQVPNSNLVMLVVQADCDCSRQYAPITLAPREVKYNATVKCNRMKSQKIRRRPESCHAYHPHENAKDCGGACGIAVSLTLYFICLATSLALR; encoded by the exons ATGGAAGTGAGTGGAATGGACTTTGGGTTTCATTCGTCCTGCTGGAGTAGTGGATTCTCAGGACCTTCTTCTCATGATTTCACCATACAGATGTGGCCGTTGAGAACCGAAGTCAGCAAGATGTGTCACATGGGACGATCTTCTTGGGTCACATTCTTGATGGTCTACACAGGCTGTCTCTCTATCTTTACACATGCTCAAATGAAGATTCCACCTGAAAC GGTTCAAAAATGGGCCATCACCCTTTCCGAGCAAATCAATGCAATTGCATCAAAATATTCAGGAGCTGCGCTATTACAAAAG AAACTCAAAGATGTTGAGCCCATCATCAGAATAGAGGATGTGGATGGAGCACGATTAGTGCTGGACTTTGCAGATGAAATCGAAAGAATGCTTGGCAGCAAGATGAAGTCTGTGAAG AGGCTCGCTGACACAGCTGAGGATGCTGACCTGTATCATGAGTATAATGCATCTTTACAG TTTGACTACTTTAATGCATTATTGGTGAATACTATGGACGAAGAGGGCAATTTCATTGAACTCGGAGGCGAATTTCCATTGGAGGAGAATGAACATTTCAACAAGCTTTCAGTGAATACTTTAATGAGCGACATTCAAGTTCCAACCAATGTCTACAACAAAG ATCCAGACATTCTTAATGGAGTGTACATGTCAGAAGCATTGAATGATATCTTCATCAATAACTTCCAGAAGGATCCCACGCTCACTTGGCAATATTTTGGCAGCTCAGCTGGCTTCTTCAGACTCTATCCAG GAATTAAATGGACCCCTGATTCTAACGGCGTAGTTTCTTTTGACTGCAGAAACAGAAACTG gTATATCCAGGCTGCCACCTCTCCTAAGGACATCGTGATTGTAGTTGATGTCAGCGGCAGTATGAAGGGTCTGAAAATGACCATTGCCAAACACACCATCAACACTATCCTGGACACGCTCGGGGAAAATGACTTTGTCAATGTTATTGCA TACACTGATTATGTCCGCTACGTGGAGCCCTGTTTTAAGGGAACGTTGGTACAGGCCGACTTGGACAACCGCGAG CATTTCAAGCTGCTTGTTGAAGATCTCCATGTGAAGGGAGAGGCTAAAGTCAAAAAAGCCATGAAGGAGTCGTTCCGTATCCTCGCAGAC GCCAGAGCAAATGGTCAGGGCAGCCTGTGTAACCAAGCAATTATGCTGATCACAGACGGAGCCATGGAAGATTTCCAATCAGTGTTTGAGGAGTTCAACTGGCCTGACAAGAAG GTACGGGTTTTCACTTACCTCATTGGCAGAGATATGACCTTCTCAGAAAACGTCAAATGGATTGCCTGCAACAATAAGG GTTATTATACTCACATCTCTACACTGGCTGACGTACAGGAGAATGTCATGGAGTATCTTCATGTTCTGAGTCGACCGATGGTCATCAACCACGACCATGACATAATCTGGACCGAGGCGTATATGGACAGTGTG CTTCCTAACACTAAGGAG CTGTTCAAAAGCAAAGCTCACAGTCTTCTGCTCATGACGTCAGTGGCCATGCCAGTGTTCAGtaagaagaaagaaacactttCTCATGGCATTCTGCTAGGAGTGGTGGGAACTGACGTCCCCCTGCTGGAGGTCATGAAACTGGCCCCGCGATATAAg CTTGGAGCACATGGTTATGCGTTCCTCATCACAAACAATGGATACATCCTGGCACATCCTGATTTAAGACCACTG TACAGTGATGGGAAGAAGTTGAAGCCCAAGCCCAACTACAACAGTGTGGATCTGTCAGAAGCTGAGTGGGAGGACACTGAGGACAGT CTGAGAACAGCCATGGTGAAGGGACAGACTGGCACTCTGAGTTTAGATGTGAGAGCAGCTGTGGATAAAGGG AAAAGGCCTTTGTTCCTAAAAAATGAATATTTCTACACAACCATCAACGAAACTCCATTTAG CTTTGGGATGGTGCTTACAAAAGGTCATGGACAGTACATGTTCTTTGGGAATGTTTCTGTGGAGGAGG GTCTTCATGACCTTCAGCAGCCAGACCTCTCTATAGCTGATGAATG GACGTATTGTGAGACAGATATTGACCCACACCACCGTAAGCTTACTCAGCTAAAGGCTGTGGTCCGATACCTGACTGGGAAAGAGCCGGACTTGGAGT GTGACGAGATACTTCTTCAGCAAGTTCTTTTCGATGCAGTGGTAACAGCGCCACTGGAGGCCTACTGGACAGCGCTAACGCTAACCGCCCCAGG CGTAGATGAAGGCATGGAGTCGGCTTTCCTGGGAACGCGCTCTGGGCTCATGCGTGTGATCAGATATGCAGGAAGTGAGAAACGTGTTGGAAA GAAGTTCTTGACCCCTGTGGACAAAGAGAACCTTTTCACGGTGGACCACTTTCCCATTTGGTATCGCATGGCAGCTGAGAACAAACCTGGTCAATTCTTCTTCTATGTCCCGCATGATGATATAAACAAAG GCAAGAACACTTTTGTGGCGGTAACATCTGTGACGGTTACTGAAGGGAAGAGAACAGCTGTTGCTGGAG CTATTGGAATGCAGGCATCCCTGGTCCTGCTGGAGAGAGTGTTCATGTCTATCGCCAAACAA CCAAACAACACGGAT TGCAGTGATGTGGACGGTATATGTCCTCTCAGCTGTGAGAGCATC GATGTGAACTGTTATCTTGTTGACAATAATGGCTTCATAATGGTCTCAAAGGAAAAAGGAGAT GTTGGTAAATTCTTCGGGGAAATAGATGGATCTGTCATGGCCCAGTTACTAAAATCTGGCTTGTTTAAAAG GGTGACGCTGTATGACTACCAGGCCATGTGTAAGAACGCCCATCATCACGCTAGTGGAGCTCGACCACTGCTCAGT CCTTTCTACGGTCTGCTGGCAATAATCAAATGGTTCTTCTCACATTTTGTGAT GTTTCTGTTGGAGTTCAACATCTGCGGACTTTGGCATAATGACTATGTAGTGGATG CTAAAGCTGGGTTTCACGCAA CTCACAGACAGAAGAAAGTggaattaatgcagccttgtaACACCGAGTATCCTGGCTTCATGTATGACACGTCCATCAGAGAGACCAACAGCATCATTAAATGTGGCCGTTGTCAGAA GATGTTTGTCCTACAGCAGGTTCCTAACAGTAACCTGGTCATGCTGGTGGTCCAGGCCGACTGTGACTGCTCCCGACAGTACGCTCCCATTACACTCGCGCCCAGAGAGGTCAAAT ATAACGCCACGGTTAAGTGCAACAGGATGAAATCTCAGAAGATTCGCAGACGACCAGAGTCATGTCACGCATACCATCCTCAT GAAAATGCGAAGGATTGTGGTGGAGCATGTGGGATAGCAGTATCTCTCACACTCTACTTCATATGTCTGGCCACTTCATTGGCTCTCCGCTGA
- the LOC113066766 gene encoding leucine-rich repeat and transmembrane domain-containing protein 2-like, translating to MQTRLNIIISSGLLMTLLRPCGASRSCPSGCSCNVNHTDCSDLNQLASLDSILDQLPFDTSYLNLSNNNSTTVEPGSFSNFSGLLHLDLSRNLLSSINSGCFSNLSRLLHLDLSRNLLSSVFASSFSHLNNLEVLDLSENLLVRLPVNLFSDLGSLTELALRDNKLKELNPDQFKGLTELRRLDLSLNSLSSVPTHLLDGLQNLVWLSLMGNRLRTLQQTSLEPATALRHLLLEGNPWNCNCNVIPLKHWLEWIIYTGGSVDSANCSFPANLHGKDLRIIPMEMFRHCYPLYLESRSPTAAEGHQVPVGSAGDCMPQRYRSVSVRRATATVVVAGVVCGVVCVMMVVTATYGCIYAILMAHGQQQLTEGNSQQQQLLMVAKEPEQDEKEDLMPTIGKGAQATDCVGWIAFPPEVCV from the exons ATGCAGACTCGTTTGAACATTATAA TTTCCTCAGGTCTCTTGATGACTCTTCTGAGACCCTGTGGAGCATCTAGAAGCTGTCCATCAGGCTGTTCATGCAATGTCAACCACACAGACTGCAGTGACCTTAACCAACTGGCTTCCTTGGACTCTATCCTTGACCAGCTTCCTTTCGACACAAGCTACCTTAACCTCTCAAATAACAACTCCACCACTGTGGAACCTGGAAGTTTTTCAAATTTTAGTGGCCTGCTACATCTAGACCTCTCCAGAAACCTTCTCTCCAGCATCAACTCTGGTTGTTTTTCTAATCTGAGCAGACTGCTTCACCTAGACCTCTCCAGAAACCTTCTCTCCAGCGTTTTCGCTTCGAGTTTCTCCCACTTGAATAACCTGGAGGTCTTGGATCTCTCTGAAAACCTCCTTGTGAGGCTCCCCGTTAACTTGTTCTCTGACCTCGGCAGCCTAACAGAACTGGCTCTGAGAGACAACAAGCTTAAGGAACTGAATCCAGATCAGTTCAAAGGCCTGACTGAGCTTAGGCGTCTAGACCTTTCCTTGAACAGTCTCAGCTCCGTGCCTACACACCTACTGGATGGGCTCCAGAATCTAGTGTGGCTCTCGCTTATGGGCAACAGGCTGAGAACTCTGCAGCAGACTTCACTCGAGCCAGCAACAGCTCTACGACACCTTCTGCTCGAGGGAAACCCATGGAATTGCAATTGCAATGTAATTCCACTCAAGCATTGGCTGGAATGGATTATATATACAG GTGGCAGTGTCGATTCTGCCAACTGCTCCTTTCCTGCTAATTTGCATGGTAAGGATCTTCGCATTATCCCTATGGAGATGTTCAGACACTGTTACCCCCTCTATCTCGAGAGCAGGAGCCCAACTGCTGCTGAAGGCCATCAGGTACCAGTCGGGTCGGCCGGAGACTGCATGCCCCAGCGCTACCGGTCTGTGAGCGTGCGTCGAGCGACTGCCACCGTGGTGGTAGCTGGGGTGGTGTGTGGcgttgtgtgtgtgatgatggtGGTAACAGCCACCTACGGATGCATCTACGCAATTCTGATGGCTCACGGACAGCAGCAGCTGACAGAGGGAAACAGCCAGCAGCAACAGCTGCTGATGGTGGCTAAGGAACCAGAGCAGGATGAAAAGGAGGATCTGATGCCAACAATCGGAAAGGGAGCACAAGCCACAGACTGTGTAGGGTGGATAGCATTTCCTCCAGAAGTGTGTGTTTAA